A single window of Leptolyngbya ohadii IS1 DNA harbors:
- a CDS encoding nitrate ABC transporter ATP-binding protein (This model describes the ATP binding subunits of ATP-binding cassette (ABC) transporters for nitrate transport, or for bicarbonate transport, in bacteria and archaea.): MAIAKPLADDPSRPLGTDSRNSRQRRQNRDSRSSEFDRVNLTIGADEYISVIGHSGCGKSTLLKIVAGLEQATSGSVWLEGREVRKPGAERMMVFQHYSLLPWLTVRENIRLAVDEVMGKLSATEKREIVNEHIAMVNLTQAAEKYPDEISGGMKQRVGIARALAIRPKVLLMDEPFGALDALTRGKLQRQVLDIWENHRQAVMMITHDVDEALYMSDRIILMTNGPAAQIGEILEVPFPHPRNPKALRELPEYYELRNHALNFLDRHFGHDD; the protein is encoded by the coding sequence GTGGCGATCGCAAAGCCTCTGGCTGATGACCCAAGCCGCCCGCTGGGGACAGATTCGCGAAATTCCCGCCAACGGCGACAAAACCGTGATTCTCGATCGAGTGAATTCGATCGCGTGAATTTGACGATCGGGGCAGACGAATATATTTCAGTGATTGGGCATTCTGGCTGTGGTAAATCAACGCTGCTGAAAATTGTGGCAGGACTGGAGCAGGCAACATCGGGTTCGGTCTGGCTGGAAGGGCGCGAAGTGCGGAAGCCCGGTGCAGAAAGGATGATGGTGTTTCAGCACTACTCGCTGCTGCCCTGGCTAACGGTGCGGGAAAACATTCGGCTGGCGGTGGATGAGGTGATGGGCAAACTCTCAGCTACAGAAAAGCGGGAGATTGTCAACGAACATATTGCAATGGTGAACTTAACCCAGGCGGCGGAGAAATATCCGGACGAAATCTCAGGCGGCATGAAACAGCGAGTGGGGATCGCCCGTGCCCTGGCAATTCGTCCGAAGGTGCTGCTAATGGACGAACCCTTTGGTGCCCTGGATGCCCTGACGCGGGGCAAGCTTCAGCGGCAAGTCCTGGATATCTGGGAGAACCATCGCCAGGCGGTCATGATGATCACCCACGATGTTGATGAGGCGCTCTATATGTCCGATCGGATTATTTTGATGACCAATGGACCCGCCGCCCAGATCGGCGAAATCTTAGAGGTGCCTTTCCCCCATCCGCGCAATCCTAAAGCGCTGCGAGAACTGCCCGAATACTACGAACTGCGGAATCATGCCCTCAATTTTCTCGATCGTCATTTCGGACACGACGACTAA